A region of Anolis sagrei isolate rAnoSag1 chromosome 2, rAnoSag1.mat, whole genome shotgun sequence DNA encodes the following proteins:
- the PTCD2 gene encoding pentatricopeptide repeat-containing protein 2, mitochondrial — MWAVPGPASEHPSLQPRLVRSEGRMATAVLGGSNRILREAAGLPPLSGLVAAASPGCWKCPQGARRYLLTDNIVQLQAFQQQKLATGYRIYGEKDTYFKTIEEKLAKNRLILKDELKTLLHLCQTKDEVELAKKAIYRYHAENKNTAFGEFKFGPVFIRLCYELDLEASAFELIKDQALRGFFSESTSFNILMDMLFNKGQYERALEVLLEMKQQGIKFNRETYFLAFAICYKLNSPESCKICTTLLEEAQLRGDQMPRKAYYFAVAFALKQNDVVKARSYFSQIINTESRTCNNLNLLLQAESGDLDNLVQTLERAVDPSASDFVKKPEFCVEVLSTVREKLEDNPTLCIWFEEIMAKLQASGQVTSLSLDDLLCQTPQPRRRHTQLLRQKQVSQRTLKPLQSALLAE, encoded by the exons ATGTGGGCGGTCCCTGGTCCCGCTTCCGAACACCCCTCCCTGCAGCCGCGCTTGGTACGGTCCGAGGGCAGAATGGCTACAGCAGTGCTTGGAGGTTCCAATCGGATCCTGCGAGAGGCGGCCGGGCTTCCTCCCTTAAGCGGGTTGGTCGCTGCAGCTTCGCCTGGTTGCTGGAAGTGTCCTCAAGGAG CAAGGCGCTATTTACTAACAGACAATATTGTACAATTACAAGCATTTCAGCAACAGAAATTGGCAACTGGATATAGAATATATGGTGAAAAAG ATACGTATTTTAAAACTATTGAAGAGAAGTTGGCAAAAAACAGACTGATTCTCAAAGACGAGTTAAAAACATTGCTACATCTGTGCCAGACGAAAGATGAAGTGGAATTAGCCAAGAAAGCTATTTACAG GTACCATGCAGAGAACAAAAATACAGCTTTTGGagaattcaaatttggtccagttttTATAAGGCTTTGTTATGAACTGGACCTTGAAGCATCTGCATTTGAACTAATAAAAGACCAG GCTCTCCGTGGCTTCTTTTCAGAAAGCACGTCTTTCAATATATTGATGGATATGCTGTTTAATAAAGGTCAATATGAAC GTGCTCTTGAAGTGCTGTTAGAAATGAAGCAGCAAGGCATAAAATTCAACCGAGAAACCTATTTCCTCGCATTTGCAATATGCTACAAACTG AACAGCCCAGAGTCTTGCAAAATTTGTACCACATTACTTGAAGAGGCACAGCTCAGAGGAGATCAGATGCCAAGAAAAGCATATTATTTTGCAGTTGCATTTGCTCTGAAACAG AATGATGTCGTAAAAGCCCGCTCCTATTTTTCACAGATCATAAACACAGAAAGTAGGACATGCAATAATCTGAAT CTACTCCTTCAGGCTGAATCGGGGGACCTAGACAACCTTGTTCAAACCCTGGAAAGAGCTGTTGATCCCAGTGCTTCGGATTTTGTGAAAAAACCCGAGTTCTGTGTGGAAGTG CTGAGTACAGTCAGGGAGAAGCTGGAGGATAACCCGACCCTGTGTATCTGGTTTGAAGAAATCATGGCCAAGCTCCAGGCCTCAGGACAAGTGACCTCCCTGTCTCTCGATGACTTGCTGTGTCAGACCCCACAGCCAAGGAGACGCCACACACAGCTGCTGAGACAGAAACAAGTGAGCCAACGGACTCTGAAGCCGCTACAATCTGCTCTCCTGGCTGAGTAA